A region of the Deltaproteobacteria bacterium genome:
CTGGCGGAGTTCCGAGAGTTCGAGCGGACCTCCACGACCGTGCTGAACGCCTACGTGGTACCCAAGATCCGGCGGTACGTTGGGAGACTGAGGGCGTCGCTCGGGGAGACTGATACACTTTCCATCATGCAGTCCAACGGAGGCAGGATATCAGCGGACGTCGCCATGAAGGAATCGGTACGCACCATTCTCTCGGGCCCCGCCGGAGGAGCCGTCGGAGCATTCGAACTGGGCAGGATGGCGGGATACGAAAATCTGATCACCTTTGACATGGGAGGAACCTCCACTGATGTCTCCCTGGTGGACGGGCAACTTTCCCTTACCCTTGAATCCCGGATTTCGGGCCTTCCGGTAAGGACTCCCATGATCGATATCCATACGGTCGGCGCCGGGGGCGGCTCCATCGCCTCCCTCGATGCGGGAGGAGCCCTGAAGGTGGGCCCGGAGAGTGCGGGAGCGGACCCGGGACCCATCTGCTATGGCAGGGGGGAGCGGATTACCGTGACGGACGCAAACCTTTTTCTTGGCCGTCTGATCCCTGAGCACTTCCTGGGCGGCGGTATGAAGTTGAACCACGAAAGACTCTTTCCTTATTTTGAAAAAATGGCGCGCCGGGCAAGCCTCTCACAACGCGAACTTGCTGAAGGAATCCTTTGGGTGGTTAATTCGGAGATGGAGAAGGCCGTCCGGGTGATCTCCGTGGAGAGGGGATACGATCCACGGGATTTCACCCTCTTTTCCTTCGGGGGAGCAGGGGGGATGCACGCGGCTTTTCTCGCCCGACTCCTCCGAATCCCAAGGGTGCTGATCCCACCGAATCCCGGTATCCTTTCGGCATTGGGAATGATCATGGCTGACGTCATAAAGGACTACTCCCTGACCATCATGATGACCCAGGCAGAGGCCCGGACTACGGATCTGGAGCAGGCCTTTTCAGGACTGGAGAGGCGGGGCGTTGAGGATCTCCTCAATGAAGGTGTTTCAAAGGAGCGCCTCGTCCTGGAGCGTTACCTTGACATGCGTTACGAGGGACAATCGTATGAGATCCTGGTTCCTTTTGATGGGGGGGACCCCGTGGATCTGTTTCACAGCCTCCACGAGAAGACTTACGGATACAAGAACACGAATAGACCCGTGGAGTTTGTCAACATCCGGTTGCGGGCCCGCGGTATTCCGGAAAAGCCGCGTTTCGAAAGGAGTGAACCGAAAGTGGAAAAACCCCCCGCCGGTGCCCTCTTAGGTGTCAGGAAGGTGGTTTTCGACCACAAGGCCCTTGAGACGAATGTTTATGATCGGGAAAAGCTCTTAAGCGGGAACCTCATCGAGGGCCCCGCTATGGTCGTGGAATACTCCTCGACGATTGTAATTCCTCCGTTTGCCCGGGCCGCGGTGGACGGATACGGAAATATGGTGATCGAGGTGACGTGATGAAGGCCTTGAGAAGGGCTCTCCCCAGGGGGCTCCGGAATGATGAGTCGGGAGGCGATTCATGGATATAAACCCCATTCTTCTGGAAATATTCAAGAACCGTTTTTCCTCCATCGCCGAGGAGATGGGGGTCACCCTGCATCGTACCGCCTTTTCCCCGAACATCAAGGAGCGACGGGACTTCTCCTGCGCCCTCTTCGATGCTCACGGCGACCTGATCGCCCAAGCGGCCCACATCCCAGTGCACCTCGGCTCCATGCCCCTTTCAGTGAAAGCGGCCATCGAGGAATTCCGGTGGGCGGAAGGTGATATGGTGATCATGAATGATCCCTTCAAGGGAGGAACCCATCTGCCGGATATCACCCTCGTAGCCCCGGTTTTCGCATCCGGGAACAGACCCTCCTTTTTCGTGGCCAACCGGGCCCATCACGCTGATGTGGGGGGGATGAGTTCCGGCTCCATGCC
Encoded here:
- a CDS encoding hydantoinase/oxoprolinase family protein, with the protein product MLVIGIDTGGTFTDFVYREGSRWGVQKLPSTPLDPSRAVLEGIRKIAGERKKRIIHGSTVATNAILERKGALTALVTNKGFEDVLEIGRQVRERLYDLDQRRPKPLVPSSLRFGIRGRILHTGEVAEPLDEDELRRLAGELRDEGVEAVAVCLLFSFANPSHENRVGELLGRVGLQVSLSHEILAEFREFERTSTTVLNAYVVPKIRRYVGRLRASLGETDTLSIMQSNGGRISADVAMKESVRTILSGPAGGAVGAFELGRMAGYENLITFDMGGTSTDVSLVDGQLSLTLESRISGLPVRTPMIDIHTVGAGGGSIASLDAGGALKVGPESAGADPGPICYGRGERITVTDANLFLGRLIPEHFLGGGMKLNHERLFPYFEKMARRASLSQRELAEGILWVVNSEMEKAVRVISVERGYDPRDFTLFSFGGAGGMHAAFLARLLRIPRVLIPPNPGILSALGMIMADVIKDYSLTIMMTQAEARTTDLEQAFSGLERRGVEDLLNEGVSKERLVLERYLDMRYEGQSYEILVPFDGGDPVDLFHSLHEKTYGYKNTNRPVEFVNIRLRARGIPEKPRFERSEPKVEKPPAGALLGVRKVVFDHKALETNVYDREKLLSGNLIEGPAMVVEYSSTIVIPPFARAAVDGYGNMVIEVT